GGGCAAAAATGGTATAAGGACCGTCCTGTGTAAGCATAGAGTCAAGGCCCGTAGCCCTGAGCGCATTATGTAGTATAGCTAAGGACTCATTATCCCCTACCACTTCTATTACATTACCTTCACCAATACGAAGTTCGTTCTTCTCTTTGCCTACTACCACATCAGACTCAAATTCCATATCACTCTTCTCTTCCGGCTCAGTTTTGTTCTTAACACAAGAAACAGTACCTACGATAAGTAAGGCTAAAAAAATATGTGAAAAAAATTTCATATGATTAAAATTGTTGACGGTTGAAAAATTTACTCTCTGTACTCTCAACACGTCAACAATCTTAATTGTTAAAATTCTATTGCTTTGGGTCACCTTCCTGTGTGGGTACTTCTTCCAGAATTATCTGGTTCTCTTCTTCAACCTTCAGGCTATCCTGCTTACGCTCTTCTGCTTCTCTTTCAGCTTCCATTTCATCAAGCGCCTGAAGTTTTTGCTCTGCCTGCTCGCGTATGCTAGGTAGAGGAGAGTTTTCTATAAGAGATGTTAAAGTAGCTTTTGCCTGAAAGTTTTCTTCCAGAGCAATATAGTTTTCTGCTATTAGTAAAAATGATAGCCCTAACCAGTTTTCATAAAGTGAGAAGTTCTTGTTTAGGTCGTAGAGCGTTTCTATAGACTCAGCATACTTCTCCTGATCGTACTGGATTTTAGCCATCAGGTATTGAGCTTCGGCCCCATACTCATCTTTAGCAGTATTTAGAGTTTTGAGGAAACTATCAATAGCCTTTTCGTAATTTTCGTTTGCGTACGCTACCTTTCCCTGATACAGCATTGCCATATTCTCAGCGGAGGCAGAAACGTTTGCCTTTTCTATAATTTGGTTAGCATAGTAGTTTACAGAGTCCAGAAGGCTTTTGTTATTTTCTGCTAGCACATAGTAGGCAGTCATCATACCAGACCAGGCATTAAACTGCTCACGCTTGTTTTGGGCCAAAGCCGCCAGGCGATTATAGTACTGTATAGCCTGCTGGTTATTTCCTTGCGACTGCTCTAACTCAGCAATTCGCTGCACAGATCGGTTGAGGCGAGAAGAAGTACCTTGCTCCGCAATTTCATAAAATACTTCAAGTGCCTGTTCTATCTGGTCGGAACGGTAGTAAGATTCTGCCATATAATACTTTGCCTCCTCGGTATTCGCATTATCGGGGTAGTTGTTGATAAACTCCTGCAAGCGGCTGATTGCCTGCTGGTATTTCTGAGTGAAGTACAGGTTTTTAGCTGACTCAAATTCAATGTTGCCTAGCGCCTTATCTTCGGGGTTAGCATTTTTATAAATGGCCAGATACTCAGAAAAATCATCATTACCTGCTCCACCTAATGACTGTACCTCCTGCAAACCTAATAGCGCTGAGTTTGCGACCTTATGCTCCGTATGAGCTTTAATGATTAGTTTGTAATCTGCCGATGCCTGATCGTATTTTTGCAGGTTAGTATAAGCTACCGCTCTCCTTAAAAGTGCATAAGGCACCAGATTACTTTGGCTGCTGGACTGTACCAGGCGAGTAAAACTATTGATAGCCTGCTGGTAATTGCCCTCTTCCAGATAAAGCTGTGCTTTCTGAAAAACCGCGTCATCACGATAACGAGAGTTAGTATAGCGGTCAATCACTTGATCCAGACTGGCTCTGGCTTCATTCATCTTACCCTGGATACCTAAAATAATTCCTTTCTGATAATAGGCATAACTGATGTCCGGATTGTTTTGCCTTATGGCTTTATCATAAGTGTTAATGGCCTGACCGTAGTTTTTAGTCACATAGTAAGTGTCTGCTAACCTAATGAGGCCATCCTCATAATTGAGCTTTCCTTTAGGGTTATTATTTGACTTTTGTTCAATAGTCTGTACGTATTTTTCAAAGTGGTCTTTAGCTTTTTGGTACTCTTTGGTGTTATAGTAAGCATAGCCTATACCATAGCGAGACTTTAAAAAATACATTTCACTTTTATTTTCAAGCTGTCTTTCATCACCTAATGCTCTAAAAACTGCCGCATAAGAATTGATAGCTTCTTCATACTTCTTACCTACGGAGTAAGCCTCCCCCTTCCAGAAGTTAGCTCCTGCTACCAGTTCACGATCTATAGGATATTGCAGCGATTTGTCAAATAACTGTACCGATTGAAAATATTCAGATTGATTAAAAGCCTGCGTACCCGCGTAGAAGCTTACTTTCTGGTATGCTTTACGTACCTGAAGGGTCTTATTGGGCAGGCTTTCTATAAATTCTATCGCCTGAGTGTAGTTCTGGGTATTCAGGTAAGCTTCGCTTAAGAGGTCATTTACTTCTACATTGTGGGTACTGCCTGAGTATCTCTGTTTGAAACTTTGCAAGGTTTGTATAGCGCGCGCATGCTCACCTAGGGCTACCTGTACTTTGCCTAAGTTAAACATAG
This window of the Porifericola rhodea genome carries:
- a CDS encoding tetratricopeptide repeat protein; amino-acid sequence: MPVKVKKQFILFFVLSLIFSTSLYAQQYLSNVEPLSHYQKGMDLLDKQKYSAAREAFEEYLEEDQNSERAVEAEYYVAYAALRLYNADGEARLAEFVNKHSSHPKAIRANYELGNFYFKDENYDKAIAYFEKTDTRNLTQEEKNTRNFKLAYAYFTQQNFYEAKPYFDQVKASDSPFTSAANYYSGYIAYQQSDFSAALSDLQKAEKEESYAQVVPYLIANIYYKQGDYAKLQQYAQGILDSNNGQVKNLPDIMLLAGEAYFMQGNYTRAEPFLSEYASLRRPEASMMYRLAFAQYKTGKSQPAIDNFKQIASRNDSIGQFSSYYLGQLYVDEGNEKFAVSAFEHASNMDFSPEIKEEAMFNLGKVQVALGEHARAIQTLQSFKQRYSGSTHNVEVNDLLSEAYLNTQNYTQAIEFIESLPNKTLQVRKAYQKVSFYAGTQAFNQSEYFQSVQLFDKSLQYPIDRELVAGANFWKGEAYSVGKKYEEAINSYAAVFRALGDERQLENKSEMYFLKSRYGIGYAYYNTKEYQKAKDHFEKYVQTIEQKSNNNPKGKLNYEDGLIRLADTYYVTKNYGQAINTYDKAIRQNNPDISYAYYQKGIILGIQGKMNEARASLDQVIDRYTNSRYRDDAVFQKAQLYLEEGNYQQAINSFTRLVQSSSQSNLVPYALLRRAVAYTNLQKYDQASADYKLIIKAHTEHKVANSALLGLQEVQSLGGAGNDDFSEYLAIYKNANPEDKALGNIEFESAKNLYFTQKYQQAISRLQEFINNYPDNANTEEAKYYMAESYYRSDQIEQALEVFYEIAEQGTSSRLNRSVQRIAELEQSQGNNQQAIQYYNRLAALAQNKREQFNAWSGMMTAYYVLAENNKSLLDSVNYYANQIIEKANVSASAENMAMLYQGKVAYANENYEKAIDSFLKTLNTAKDEYGAEAQYLMAKIQYDQEKYAESIETLYDLNKNFSLYENWLGLSFLLIAENYIALEENFQAKATLTSLIENSPLPSIREQAEQKLQALDEMEAEREAEERKQDSLKVEEENQIILEEVPTQEGDPKQ